The genomic stretch AGGCTCTTGCCAAGATTCGTGGCATTACCCGCATGGCTTATAACGCTCCCGTGGTCTTGATGGTCTGTTACGACAAGGACCTGTGCTACCGCGCCCTGAATTACAATGACGAACACGAATGCGGCGACATGGATGCAAGTATTGTTGCAACCACCATGATGATGCAGGCTACGGAACTTGGACTTAACACCCTGTGGGCCCGCGGTTTCAATGCGGTGGAAATCGCCCGCGGTTTTGAACTGCCTGAAAACT from Fibrobacter sp. encodes the following:
- a CDS encoding nitroreductase family protein, translated to ALAKIRGITRMAYNAPVVLMVCYDKDLCYRALNYNDEHECGDMDASIVATTMMMQATELGLNTLWARGFNAVEIARGFELPENLKVSCLLDVGYADPAEGGPSPRHTVRKEMGELVEEL